From Geomonas agri, one genomic window encodes:
- a CDS encoding DUF3108 domain-containing protein gives MMLTLHKKRIAPTCIAFSVVAHLVLLLPFWKYGRYNFGNAVGPLQAVMVDLAQASPQMAPVPKTNLPEVTTSASAPVTAPKAALAREPESLPLPTQSQPSPTGESAPPVEPSSPLVSDAQPDNAGQTIKAATVAPPTVAKKAATPLVHPPLRQAAEFLAAARERLTYQISMFNVPVGSAELEAKREQGEVRISLKVKSSAAFSGIYPVDDLVETRHIGGNYILTRIRQREGSFRSDRGFTLMLRDKKVFWIDRLTSRSLNETVPTSDVTDIISGLYYLRNRPLEVSKTENLHVYDSDTYADLPVEVLRRERIDLPGLRKADTIVIRPVLKTDGIFKRTGDVTIWLTDDAQRVPVKVETHIALGKVTIALVAADTETNAPTSETISAKADTQ, from the coding sequence ATGATGCTCACTCTCCACAAAAAACGCATCGCACCGACCTGCATCGCCTTTTCCGTGGTGGCGCACCTGGTCTTGCTACTTCCCTTCTGGAAGTACGGCAGGTACAACTTCGGCAATGCGGTTGGGCCGTTGCAGGCGGTGATGGTCGATCTGGCCCAGGCAAGTCCGCAGATGGCACCGGTCCCCAAGACGAACCTGCCGGAGGTGACAACGTCCGCGTCGGCGCCGGTAACGGCGCCAAAAGCTGCGCTGGCGAGGGAGCCGGAAAGCCTCCCCCTGCCGACACAGAGCCAACCTTCACCCACCGGCGAATCGGCGCCTCCCGTCGAACCGTCCTCCCCCCTCGTCTCGGATGCACAGCCAGACAACGCAGGTCAGACCATCAAGGCCGCAACTGTGGCACCGCCCACCGTCGCGAAAAAGGCCGCTACCCCCTTAGTCCATCCCCCTTTGCGGCAGGCGGCGGAGTTCCTGGCGGCGGCGCGTGAGCGTCTCACCTACCAGATCAGCATGTTCAATGTTCCGGTGGGGAGCGCCGAACTGGAGGCGAAAAGGGAGCAAGGGGAGGTGCGGATTTCCCTGAAGGTGAAATCCTCAGCCGCGTTTTCGGGGATTTACCCTGTCGACGACCTGGTCGAGACGCGTCACATTGGGGGGAATTACATCTTGACCCGCATCAGGCAGCGGGAAGGGAGCTTCCGGAGCGACCGGGGCTTCACTCTGATGCTGCGCGACAAGAAGGTGTTCTGGATTGATCGCCTCACCAGCCGCAGTCTCAACGAGACCGTCCCCACTAGCGATGTAACCGATATCATCTCCGGGCTCTACTACCTGCGCAACCGCCCGTTAGAGGTGAGCAAAACGGAAAACCTCCACGTCTACGACAGTGACACCTACGCCGATCTCCCCGTGGAGGTCTTGCGGCGCGAGCGGATCGATCTCCCCGGGCTCAGAAAGGCAGATACAATCGTGATCCGACCGGTGCTGAAGACCGATGGCATCTTCAAGAGGACGGGTGATGTCACCATCTGGCTCACCGACGATGCCCAGAGGGTGCCGGTGAAGGTGGAAACACACATCGCGTTGGGAAAGGTCACCATCGCACTGGTAGCGGCTGACACTGAAACGAATGCACCCACCTCTGAAACAATCTCGGCGAAGGCTGACACACAGTAG
- a CDS encoding cytochrome C — MSQVTRPTQALAMLWCLLVLSLVGCGDNNNHANFDPDKGAHPSDWLPARHAVAAIGHLEDCAPCHGTDFSGGISKVACTQCHLGNQVDVHPLAWDGRDYALHGQWIRQRVAATGIDPGVLITGALATTFPDQARAATQSCATSVCHGTDYRGVPSSGPSCFDDQPGGVDSSCHAGNAFSVHPLSWFPARFTVQAGIAMPTILPAHAPYVQTYGAAECIIPVCHGNGSPPTINVGVGSTRITGTTPTTPNYQNFGYPGFVGFTSGRTQVTVTNTGRLCAACHI, encoded by the coding sequence ATGTCACAGGTAACCAGACCAACTCAAGCTCTTGCCATGCTTTGGTGCCTTTTGGTCCTGTCGCTTGTCGGCTGCGGGGATAACAACAACCACGCCAACTTCGATCCCGACAAGGGTGCCCATCCCAGCGACTGGCTGCCGGCACGACACGCGGTAGCGGCCATCGGACACCTCGAGGACTGCGCACCATGCCACGGCACAGATTTCAGCGGCGGTATCTCCAAGGTTGCCTGCACCCAATGCCATCTGGGCAACCAGGTCGACGTCCATCCGCTGGCATGGGACGGACGGGACTATGCGCTGCACGGCCAGTGGATCAGGCAGCGGGTGGCCGCCACGGGTATCGACCCCGGCGTCCTCATCACGGGAGCATTGGCGACCACCTTCCCGGACCAGGCCCGCGCCGCCACCCAAAGCTGCGCCACCAGTGTCTGCCACGGCACCGACTACCGCGGCGTGCCCAGCTCGGGGCCTTCCTGCTTCGACGACCAACCCGGCGGCGTCGATTCGAGCTGCCACGCCGGCAACGCCTTTTCCGTCCACCCCCTGAGCTGGTTCCCGGCGCGCTTCACGGTGCAGGCGGGGATTGCCATGCCGACCATCCTCCCGGCCCACGCCCCCTACGTCCAGACCTACGGCGCGGCCGAGTGCATCATCCCGGTCTGCCACGGCAACGGGTCGCCGCCGACCATCAACGTCGGCGTCGGCAGCACCAGGATCACCGGCACCACCCCGACGACGCCCAACTACCAGAACTTCGGCTACCCCGGCTTCGTCGGCTTCACTTCCGGGCGCACCCAGGTGACGGTGACCAACACCGGGCGTCTCTGCGCCGCCTGCCACATCTGA
- a CDS encoding OmcA/MtrC family decaheme c-type cytochrome → MQEKLLKRFSAFLIASTAATALLLGGCEGDRGPRGEQGPAGTGVFTNLSSSTADQQANITFDQQNSTVNSVTIQSPPVVTFTLKTASGQPVEGIGRRNASGQLTNLAFTIAKLIPASNGTPSHWVSYIVTTFPTDGSAPTATRPTRDREGTLVYLGNGQYRYTFARDIKLIQSQVNAMTFTGNNRRNDLGDLTYDPSLTHRLVIEYGGNIANTSPQLIYKNAINIVYDFVPATGAKVTSSTTGAAERNIVLTKYCNECHGNPGDPNDLNQQGWGLGITTPHAGRVDTRYCVVCHTSQRAYGRAISNPTNGVFTGTTYVTADPGVTDPSTGEVQVLGEFVTLIHKLHMGSNLTQTGYNYAGINFNEIAFPESAALCRKCHRADTAQQQAVTPQGDNWRTMPNRKACGSCHDNIDFATGANTTGPTHPVYTNDASCNACHTPTAITESHAQALVSPLNPAAPAGLTNFQYELASATVDGSNNLAIRFRILGNGTPVTLATPAAGLTTALPGFTGSPSFILAYAKPQLDSGGAVPADYNNLGKVAAQPDVVSITTLLNTNNAATGNITGPDGSGFYTATINSAFAFPAGAQMRAVAMQSYFSQTGFDASIAGRHTPAVIVPVTGDAVRRTVVDPDKCRNCHEFFEAHGGQRVYQTQVCVTCHNPNLTTSGRTITDARMAGFAFTPIQLGILTTWDPNFATNRATPGYALTFPEFSNNFKDLIHGIHAGGTRTNPIRDVRNGPGTGITLIAGEEVTFPNMLGNCDACHVTQQSYTPDVIEALRPRALPSTQVVADGATPTTATITAARATVPNPTDLVVAPVTAACVSCHDTPLAKAHMNANGAQLGAALAGPSYTNMGVARSTMPSATEQCTLCHGQGRVADVIPMHGQNRPALVPTSLTTGSSAARMMKLLLNW, encoded by the coding sequence ATGCAAGAAAAGCTTTTGAAAAGGTTTTCCGCTTTCTTGATTGCATCGACCGCGGCCACCGCTTTGTTGCTGGGCGGCTGCGAAGGGGACCGGGGTCCCAGGGGCGAGCAGGGCCCTGCCGGCACCGGCGTTTTCACCAACCTGAGCTCCTCGACTGCCGATCAGCAGGCCAACATCACCTTCGACCAGCAAAACAGCACCGTCAACAGCGTCACCATCCAGAGTCCGCCGGTGGTGACCTTCACGTTGAAGACCGCCAGCGGGCAGCCGGTGGAGGGGATCGGCAGGAGGAACGCATCGGGGCAGCTGACCAACCTGGCCTTTACCATCGCCAAGCTGATCCCGGCCAGTAACGGCACCCCGTCGCACTGGGTCAGCTACATCGTGACCACCTTCCCCACCGACGGTTCGGCCCCCACCGCCACCAGGCCGACCAGGGACCGCGAGGGGACGCTGGTGTACCTGGGCAACGGCCAGTACCGCTACACCTTCGCCCGCGACATCAAGCTGATCCAGAGCCAGGTCAACGCCATGACATTCACCGGCAACAACCGCAGAAACGACCTGGGCGACCTCACCTACGACCCGAGCCTTACCCACCGCCTGGTGATCGAGTACGGCGGCAACATCGCCAACACCTCGCCGCAGCTGATCTACAAGAACGCCATCAACATCGTCTACGACTTCGTCCCGGCCACCGGCGCCAAGGTGACCTCGTCCACCACGGGCGCAGCCGAGCGTAACATCGTGCTCACCAAGTACTGCAACGAGTGCCACGGCAACCCGGGCGACCCCAACGACCTCAACCAGCAGGGGTGGGGCCTGGGCATCACCACGCCGCACGCCGGGCGTGTCGACACCCGTTACTGCGTAGTCTGCCACACCAGCCAGCGCGCCTACGGCAGGGCCATCTCCAATCCGACCAACGGTGTCTTCACCGGCACGACCTACGTGACTGCCGACCCCGGTGTCACCGACCCGTCCACCGGCGAGGTCCAGGTACTGGGCGAGTTCGTCACCCTGATCCACAAGCTGCACATGGGGAGCAACCTGACTCAGACCGGCTACAACTACGCCGGCATCAACTTTAACGAGATCGCCTTCCCCGAAAGTGCCGCCCTGTGCCGCAAGTGCCATCGCGCCGACACAGCGCAACAGCAGGCGGTCACCCCGCAGGGCGACAACTGGCGCACCATGCCCAACCGCAAGGCGTGCGGCAGCTGCCACGACAACATCGACTTCGCCACCGGAGCCAACACCACCGGCCCGACCCACCCGGTCTACACCAACGACGCGAGCTGCAACGCGTGCCACACACCGACGGCGATCACCGAATCGCACGCCCAGGCCCTGGTGAGTCCGCTCAACCCCGCAGCTCCCGCCGGCCTGACCAACTTCCAGTATGAACTCGCCAGCGCCACCGTGGACGGTAGCAACAACCTGGCCATCAGGTTCCGCATCCTCGGTAACGGCACCCCGGTCACCCTGGCGACCCCGGCCGCCGGGCTTACCACGGCCCTCCCCGGTTTCACCGGCAGCCCGAGCTTTATACTCGCATACGCGAAGCCGCAGCTCGACTCCGGCGGTGCCGTACCTGCCGACTACAACAACCTGGGCAAGGTGGCGGCGCAGCCTGACGTCGTCTCCATCACGACCCTGCTCAACACCAACAACGCGGCGACCGGCAACATCACCGGTCCCGACGGCAGCGGCTTCTACACCGCCACCATCAACTCCGCGTTCGCCTTCCCGGCGGGTGCACAGATGCGTGCGGTCGCGATGCAGAGCTACTTCTCCCAGACCGGCTTCGATGCGTCGATCGCCGGCCGCCACACCCCCGCCGTCATCGTCCCGGTCACCGGGGACGCGGTACGCCGCACCGTGGTCGATCCCGACAAGTGTCGCAACTGCCACGAGTTCTTCGAGGCCCACGGCGGCCAGCGCGTCTACCAGACCCAGGTCTGCGTGACCTGCCACAACCCGAACCTGACCACCTCGGGGCGCACCATCACGGATGCCAGGATGGCCGGCTTCGCCTTCACCCCGATCCAGCTCGGCATCCTGACTACCTGGGACCCGAACTTCGCTACCAACAGGGCCACCCCGGGGTACGCGCTCACCTTTCCCGAGTTCTCCAACAACTTCAAGGACCTGATCCACGGCATCCACGCAGGCGGGACCCGCACCAACCCGATCCGCGACGTACGTAACGGCCCGGGCACCGGCATCACCCTGATCGCCGGCGAAGAGGTCACCTTCCCCAACATGCTGGGCAACTGCGACGCCTGCCACGTCACCCAGCAGAGCTACACCCCGGACGTGATCGAGGCCCTGCGCCCGAGAGCGCTGCCGTCGACCCAGGTCGTCGCCGACGGAGCCACCCCGACCACCGCCACCATCACCGCGGCGCGCGCCACCGTCCCCAACCCGACGGACCTGGTGGTGGCGCCGGTAACCGCTGCCTGCGTCTCCTGTCACGACACCCCACTGGCCAAGGCCCACATGAACGCCAACGGCGCGCAGCTTGGGGCAGCCCTGGCCGGACCTTCCTACACCAACATGGGTGTCGCCCGCTCGACCATGCCGTCGGCCACCGAACAGTGCACCTTATGCCACGGCCAGGGCAGGGTCGCCGACGTGATCCCCATGCACGGGCAGAACCGCCCGGCACTGGTGCCGACCAGCCTCACTACGGGCAGTTCCGCCGCACGTATGATGAAGCTGCTGCTGAACTGGTGA
- a CDS encoding cytochrome C yields MKKTAYVMVMGMMLSFLYACANTNSIARVHPEEVKGLPRCAECHTDQWTALSHQAQDFYLKHKIYAAQQRDACNTCHKESFCVRCHAHKEEIKPSDKYKDRPELSLPHRGDYLSRHRVEGRINPASCLKCHGRQNNERCKTCHR; encoded by the coding sequence GTGAAAAAGACCGCTTATGTAATGGTAATGGGAATGATGCTCTCCTTCCTTTACGCCTGTGCCAATACCAACAGTATCGCCCGCGTCCATCCCGAAGAGGTCAAGGGCCTGCCCAGGTGCGCGGAATGCCATACCGACCAGTGGACCGCGCTCAGCCACCAGGCCCAGGACTTCTACTTGAAGCACAAGATCTACGCGGCCCAGCAGCGCGACGCCTGCAACACCTGCCACAAGGAGTCTTTCTGTGTCCGCTGCCACGCACACAAGGAAGAGATCAAGCCCAGCGACAAGTACAAGGACCGGCCCGAACTGTCGCTGCCTCACCGGGGCGACTACCTCAGCCGTCACAGGGTTGAAGGAAGGATCAACCCCGCATCCTGCCTGAAATGCCACGGGCGGCAAAACAATGAGAGGTGCAAAACATGTCACAGGTAA
- a CDS encoding glycerol-3-phosphate dehydrogenase/oxidase encodes MTDRNANLDILKSGRTFDMLVIGGGATGCGIAVDAASRGLSVALVERGDFGCGTSSKSTKLIHGGVRYLESAVLHRDRVQFNLVRDGLHERNILLKIAPHLCHRLTLVTPLYGLAQVPYVWTGLKLYDLLAGEAGLGHSSFVGRREVLRRFPMIREEGLKGGVQYYDGQFNDVRMNVALAQTATREGAVIANYVEVVALMRDKGRVAGAVVRDPLVGASWQIRARCVVNACGSSADIVRRLDDPTAASLLRVSRGIHIILPGRFAPAGAGIMIPKTDDGRVLFVLPWEGNCLVGTTEEPAEASEVPMAQEKDVDYLLRHLRRYFNLGAKPTDITASWAGLRPLVHDPFTADTAELARDHVVSCSPTGLITIVGGKWTSYRKMALDAVNFAVNHAGLTPQQPCHTDRIMLAGGEHFGEEMFKELERKHGFPPDVTLHLHRSYGDRALDVALYCHGALGGRLIQGHPYLRGEVLYATHNEMAQRALDFLERRVTLALLDRKAARAAAPEVVALMAAELGWNPERQTRELEEVAYALREV; translated from the coding sequence GTGACGGACCGGAACGCGAACCTGGACATACTGAAAAGCGGGCGCACCTTCGACATGCTGGTTATCGGGGGGGGGGCGACCGGGTGCGGCATCGCGGTCGACGCCGCCAGCCGCGGCCTGTCGGTGGCGCTGGTGGAGCGGGGCGACTTCGGCTGCGGCACCAGCAGCAAGAGCACCAAGCTGATCCACGGCGGCGTGCGCTACCTGGAGTCGGCGGTGCTGCACCGGGACCGGGTACAGTTCAACCTCGTTCGCGACGGGCTGCACGAGCGCAACATCCTCCTGAAGATCGCCCCGCACCTTTGCCACCGGCTCACCCTGGTCACCCCACTCTACGGCCTGGCCCAAGTGCCCTACGTCTGGACGGGGCTCAAGCTGTACGACCTGCTGGCGGGTGAAGCGGGCCTGGGGCACAGCAGCTTCGTCGGTCGCCGCGAAGTGCTGCGCCGCTTCCCCATGATCCGGGAGGAGGGGTTGAAGGGGGGAGTGCAGTACTACGACGGCCAGTTCAATGACGTGCGCATGAACGTGGCCCTGGCGCAGACCGCCACCAGGGAAGGGGCGGTGATCGCCAACTATGTCGAAGTCGTGGCGCTCATGCGGGATAAGGGGCGGGTGGCCGGGGCCGTGGTGCGGGACCCGCTGGTCGGGGCGTCGTGGCAGATCCGCGCCCGTTGCGTGGTCAACGCCTGCGGTTCTTCCGCCGACATCGTGCGCCGCCTCGACGACCCCACCGCCGCCTCCCTGCTCAGGGTAAGCCGCGGCATCCACATCATCCTCCCCGGACGCTTTGCTCCCGCCGGGGCCGGGATCATGATCCCCAAGACCGACGACGGCCGCGTGCTCTTCGTGCTCCCCTGGGAAGGAAACTGCCTGGTTGGTACCACCGAGGAACCGGCCGAGGCGAGCGAGGTGCCGATGGCGCAGGAGAAGGACGTTGACTACCTGCTGCGCCACCTGCGGCGCTACTTCAACCTGGGCGCCAAGCCCACCGACATCACCGCATCGTGGGCAGGGCTGAGGCCGCTGGTGCACGACCCGTTCACCGCCGACACGGCGGAACTGGCGCGCGACCACGTCGTCAGCTGCTCACCGACCGGGCTCATCACCATCGTCGGCGGCAAGTGGACCTCCTACCGGAAGATGGCGCTGGACGCCGTCAATTTCGCGGTGAACCACGCGGGGCTGACGCCGCAGCAACCATGTCACACCGACCGCATCATGCTGGCGGGCGGCGAGCATTTCGGCGAGGAAATGTTCAAGGAATTGGAGCGCAAGCACGGATTCCCTCCCGACGTCACGCTGCACCTGCACCGCTCCTACGGGGACCGCGCCCTGGACGTGGCCCTGTACTGCCACGGAGCACTGGGGGGCAGGCTGATCCAGGGGCACCCCTACCTCAGGGGGGAGGTACTCTACGCCACGCACAACGAGATGGCGCAGCGTGCGCTCGACTTCCTGGAGCGGCGCGTCACCTTGGCCCTGCTCGACCGCAAAGCTGCCCGCGCGGCGGCTCCCGAGGTGGTCGCGCTGATGGCGGCGGAACTGGGATGGAATCCCGAGCGGCAGACGCGAGAGCTCGAGGAGGTCGCCTACGCCTTGCGCGAGGTGTGA
- the glpK gene encoding glycerol kinase GlpK, whose protein sequence is MSQLLSIDQGTTSSRATLYGRDGDAVATFSQSLTQHYPNPGWVEHDPEEIWRGQLDCVRRVLGAAGKGDVAGIGITNQRETTVIWERATGKPLHHAIVWQDRRTAEFTERLKREGAEAMVRQRTGLLLDPYFSASKLTWLLDSMPGLRGRCERGEVCFGTIDSWLIFRLTGGRSHVTDLSNASRTMLFNIQTLTWDEELLRLFRVPRAMLPEVLASAAHFGTTSAEVLGAEIPVTGVAGDQQAALFGQACFTPGMAKATFGTGAFVVMNCGSRPAGGEGVLSTIAWQLPGEPVQYALEGSIFIAGAAVQWLEEGLGMIAGPAEVEALARSVADSGGVYFVPALSGLGTPYWDPYARGVIAGLTRGSGRAHLARAALEAIAFQTVDAIRAMEGASGIALRELRVDGGATRNDLLLEIQSDLLGTAVVRPRCTESTSLGAAFLAGIGAGVLDTERIGSQWALDRRFQPTLAPERREEMCRGWKKCVQLSLGWAK, encoded by the coding sequence GTGAGCCAGCTCCTATCCATCGACCAGGGCACGACCAGCAGCAGGGCCACCCTGTACGGCCGCGACGGCGACGCTGTCGCCACCTTCTCGCAGTCGCTCACCCAGCACTACCCCAATCCCGGCTGGGTGGAACACGACCCGGAGGAGATCTGGCGCGGGCAGCTCGACTGCGTGCGCCGCGTGCTTGGCGCGGCGGGCAAGGGTGACGTGGCTGGTATCGGCATCACCAACCAGCGCGAGACCACGGTGATCTGGGAGCGCGCCACGGGGAAACCGCTGCATCACGCCATCGTCTGGCAGGACCGGCGCACCGCTGAGTTCACGGAACGCCTGAAGCGGGAGGGGGCGGAGGCGATGGTGCGGCAGCGCACCGGTCTGCTGCTCGATCCCTATTTCTCGGCCAGCAAACTCACCTGGCTGCTGGACTCCATGCCGGGACTCAGGGGCCGCTGCGAGCGGGGGGAGGTCTGCTTCGGCACCATCGATTCCTGGCTCATCTTCCGGTTGACCGGCGGCAGGAGCCACGTCACCGACCTTTCCAACGCCAGCCGCACCATGCTCTTCAACATCCAGACCCTCACGTGGGACGAGGAGCTGTTGCGGCTGTTCAGGGTGCCGCGCGCCATGCTCCCCGAGGTGCTCGCCAGTGCCGCCCACTTCGGCACTACCAGTGCCGAAGTGCTCGGAGCGGAGATCCCCGTCACCGGCGTGGCGGGCGACCAGCAGGCCGCGCTGTTCGGGCAGGCATGCTTCACGCCGGGGATGGCCAAGGCCACCTTCGGGACCGGCGCTTTCGTGGTCATGAACTGCGGTTCCCGCCCAGCCGGCGGCGAGGGGGTGCTCTCCACCATCGCCTGGCAACTCCCGGGAGAGCCGGTGCAGTATGCCCTGGAGGGGTCCATCTTCATTGCCGGCGCTGCCGTGCAGTGGCTGGAGGAAGGGCTGGGGATGATTGCGGGCCCGGCAGAGGTCGAGGCGCTGGCCCGCAGCGTGGCCGACAGCGGCGGTGTCTACTTCGTGCCCGCCCTTTCCGGGCTGGGCACCCCGTACTGGGACCCCTATGCCAGGGGGGTAATCGCCGGCCTGACCCGCGGCAGCGGCAGGGCGCACCTGGCGCGCGCCGCCCTGGAGGCGATCGCCTTCCAGACCGTGGACGCCATCCGCGCCATGGAAGGGGCGAGCGGCATCGCCCTGAGGGAGTTGCGGGTGGACGGCGGTGCCACGCGCAACGACCTCCTGCTCGAGATCCAGTCCGACCTGTTGGGGACAGCTGTAGTGAGACCCCGGTGTACCGAGAGCACCTCGCTGGGGGCCGCCTTCCTGGCCGGCATCGGGGCCGGGGTGCTGGATACGGAGCGGATCGGGAGCCAGTGGGCGCTGGACCGGCGTTTCCAGCCGACTCTCGCGCCGGAGCGCCGCGAGGAAATGTGCCGCGGCTGGAAAAAATGCGTGCAACTCTCGCTTGGTTGGGCTAAGTAA
- a CDS encoding porin: MKIKEKITTPAPPGALKAVGSILLACALVICGQQAADATAINGNSETILRMREGVFDDHLFPLYEYLNLSASDSAGPGAISLEIGGWGRVDLGDRSFERRTEGDIQYGFLSYRANRGNFTANAGRQWVVEGVATERIDGLYLRTDLLAGFTAAAFVGNPAVTEPDIEGGDLIYGGRLAHSMSKYYSVGLSALRTQVSGEGIREEEGVDLWLHPVAMVDITGRSTYNSLTRGWMEHAYTASVTPTDALRLSASLQNVHYQDYFYQVTTNTLSLTNGIILPGEEMWNVGGSVGFNATKNIGLSAEYNRYEYDLAGDADYYGVTGNFSTGTGLAAGLSFHRMDGSTARLRYNQYRAWATQKFGPADLTLDFFDVDFDSSISGRENTFSLAAAAGYDFSPNLRVAADVDYIRSADFDNELRGLIRLSYAFGIGKEGK; the protein is encoded by the coding sequence TTGAAAATTAAAGAGAAAATAACGACACCGGCGCCCCCCGGCGCTCTCAAGGCGGTGGGGAGCATCCTGTTGGCATGCGCGCTGGTCATCTGCGGCCAGCAGGCCGCCGACGCCACCGCGATAAACGGCAATTCCGAGACCATCCTGCGCATGAGGGAAGGGGTGTTCGACGATCACCTTTTCCCGCTCTACGAATACCTGAACCTCTCCGCCAGCGACAGCGCCGGCCCCGGTGCCATCTCGCTTGAGATCGGCGGCTGGGGGCGCGTCGACCTCGGGGACCGCAGCTTCGAGCGTCGCACCGAGGGTGACATCCAGTACGGCTTCTTGAGCTATCGCGCCAACCGCGGCAACTTCACCGCCAACGCGGGGCGGCAGTGGGTGGTCGAGGGGGTGGCGACCGAGCGCATCGACGGGCTCTACCTGAGGACCGACCTGCTCGCGGGCTTCACTGCGGCAGCCTTCGTCGGCAACCCCGCGGTGACCGAGCCGGATATCGAGGGGGGCGACCTCATCTACGGCGGCCGGCTGGCCCACTCCATGTCCAAATACTACTCGGTGGGATTGAGCGCCCTGAGAACGCAGGTGAGCGGCGAAGGGATACGCGAGGAGGAGGGGGTGGACCTGTGGCTGCACCCGGTGGCCATGGTGGACATCACCGGTCGCTCCACCTACAACTCGCTCACCAGGGGATGGATGGAGCATGCCTACACGGCCAGCGTCACCCCCACCGATGCGCTCAGGCTCTCCGCGTCGCTGCAGAACGTCCATTACCAGGACTACTTCTACCAGGTCACCACCAACACGCTGAGCCTCACCAACGGTATCATCCTCCCCGGCGAGGAGATGTGGAACGTGGGGGGGAGCGTCGGCTTCAACGCCACCAAGAACATCGGCCTCTCCGCCGAATATAACCGCTACGAGTACGACCTGGCCGGCGATGCGGACTACTACGGCGTCACCGGCAACTTCAGCACCGGCACCGGGCTTGCCGCCGGGTTGTCCTTCCACCGCATGGACGGCTCGACCGCCCGGCTGCGCTACAACCAGTACCGCGCCTGGGCTACGCAGAAGTTCGGCCCCGCCGACTTGACCCTCGACTTCTTCGACGTCGATTTCGACAGCAGCATCAGCGGGCGGGAGAACACCTTTTCCCTGGCGGCTGCCGCCGGGTATGATTTCAGCCCAAACCTCAGGGTAGCAGCCGACGTCGACTACATCCGCAGCGCGGACTTCGATAACGAGCTGCGCGGCCTGATCAGGCTCAGCTACGCCTTCGGTATTGGAAAGGAGGGGAAATAG